A window of Leptotrichia wadei contains these coding sequences:
- the nusA gene encoding transcription termination factor NusA, whose amino-acid sequence MKGRDQKIFLEALDELEKEKGILKEELLETIETALLAAYKKNYGEKDNVKVTINRNSGDVKVYSQRLIVENVENPEEEISLEDAISVKKRAKLGDILDLEINAESFKRNAIQNAKQIVVQKVRECEKRNIFNKFKEIENSIVSANVRKTDEKGNLYVDINGLEAIVPQKELSPTDKFVQGDRIKIFIGEVEEATKFTKTFVSRKSEELLRGLLELEVPEIYEGIIEIKNIAREAGSRSKVAVYSNDKNLDVKGACIGRNGMRIQTIIDELQGEKIDVVLWNEDVREFVKNALNPAQVLSVEIVEEGEDNLKVAKVVVAENQLSLAIGKKGQNSRLAARLCGVKIDIHTGSDEMAGSEEDEFKEKSAFQDSLDETENIEKTSDSQNDIEVEESAFAGLSEDNE is encoded by the coding sequence ATGAAAGGGCGAGATCAAAAAATATTTTTGGAAGCACTTGATGAACTTGAAAAGGAAAAGGGAATTTTAAAGGAAGAATTGCTGGAAACAATAGAAACTGCATTGCTTGCGGCATATAAGAAGAATTATGGTGAAAAGGATAATGTAAAAGTAACTATAAATAGAAATAGCGGAGATGTGAAGGTTTATTCACAAAGGCTGATTGTGGAAAATGTAGAAAATCCTGAAGAGGAAATTAGTCTGGAAGATGCAATCTCTGTTAAAAAACGTGCTAAGCTGGGAGATATTCTGGATTTGGAAATTAATGCGGAAAGTTTTAAGAGAAATGCGATTCAGAATGCAAAACAGATTGTTGTACAAAAAGTCAGAGAATGTGAAAAAAGAAATATTTTTAATAAATTTAAGGAAATTGAAAATTCAATTGTGTCTGCAAATGTTAGAAAGACAGATGAAAAGGGGAATTTATACGTTGATATAAATGGGCTTGAAGCAATTGTGCCGCAAAAGGAATTGTCGCCAACGGATAAATTTGTGCAAGGGGACAGAATTAAGATATTTATTGGAGAAGTTGAGGAGGCAACTAAGTTTACAAAAACTTTTGTTTCTAGAAAATCTGAAGAATTGCTACGTGGGCTATTGGAACTTGAAGTACCTGAAATTTATGAAGGTATAATTGAAATTAAGAATATTGCAAGGGAAGCTGGAAGCCGTTCTAAAGTAGCAGTTTATTCAAATGATAAGAATTTAGATGTAAAAGGTGCCTGTATTGGACGGAATGGTATGAGAATCCAAACTATTATTGATGAGCTGCAAGGAGAAAAGATTGATGTTGTTCTTTGGAATGAAGATGTTAGGGAATTTGTAAAAAATGCTTTAAATCCTGCACAAGTTTTGTCTGTGGAGATTGTTGAAGAAGGTGAAGATAATCTAAAAGTTGCAAAAGTAGTTGTTGCAGAAAATCAATTATCACTTGCGATTGGTAAAAAAGGACAAAATTCAAGACTTGCGGCAAGATTATGTGGCGTGAAAATTGATATTCATACAGGATCAGATGAAATGGCTGGAAGCGAAGAAGATGAATTTAAAGAAAAAAGTGCATTTCAAGATTCATTAGATGAAACAGAAAATATTGAAAAAACTAGTGATTCGCAAAATGATATTGAAGTTGAAGAAAGTGCTTTCGCAGGACTTAGTGAAGATAATGAATAG
- a CDS encoding ribosome maturation factor RimP, producing MEQILNEFEKKIESHLKEMNLELADLEYVRDGGYNYLRVYVEKMDGTTTLDDCIDFSREIDGIADELIEEKFFLEVSTPGVERRLKKPKDFVRFLGEKVNVQAKSNIEGAKRFVGKLEKFEDDTIFLLDDKLGKIVEIPLSKLKKATLIYELPNGILNSEEE from the coding sequence ATGGAACAGATTTTAAATGAGTTTGAGAAGAAAATCGAATCGCATTTAAAGGAAATGAATCTGGAGTTGGCAGATTTGGAATATGTGAGGGATGGGGGATATAATTATTTGAGAGTGTATGTGGAGAAAATGGATGGGACTACGACACTTGATGATTGTATTGATTTTAGCCGTGAGATTGACGGGATTGCGGATGAACTGATTGAAGAGAAGTTTTTTTTGGAGGTTTCGACGCCTGGGGTTGAGCGAAGGTTGAAAAAGCCTAAGGATTTTGTGAGATTTTTAGGAGAGAAAGTTAATGTTCAGGCTAAGAGTAATATTGAGGGGGCTAAAAGATTTGTTGGAAAATTGGAAAAATTTGAAGATGATACGATTTTTCTTTTGGATGATAAATTGGGGAAAATAGTGGAAATACCACTTTCTAAATTAAAAAAGGCAACTTTAATATATGAATTACCAAATGGCATATTAAATAGTGAGGAGGAATGA
- a CDS encoding spherulation-specific family 4 protein produces MKKQLKKILPCIMAGITGISYGNTNSKDDTDNLIKISENENKIAENLEAKNSSEKLISDNSISEKRNFKQNSNFNTKKEIIDDPDRIQINLEYMGGFSKKHKDSDNEIIKSQQVVMPAFRWTGKSGVNASFWKGITDVGGGLIPYVAFGSYKAAPSGDPHQQYLVKRDEDMEQIARNKAAGIKNIGYTYTHGSTRNLDLVYADIDNFVNFYGRENIAGYFIDEIEGGATQAQIDYMAKIYNYIKSKYPEMTVIANNGWGIRDGIAPYADIWMTQEVSATEYLNNYRARTSEFEKDPANSNHILHVIYNATPEQYEEIIKLSRERNAGNLFITSDTNAYPNGYDDLPTYFEDLMMTINNFTPKTGSLFSPENQAAEKVTVEMPRSKVDLDLTKAARSAIYKNLENSKDGQYKIDIAYMGNYGGKYKDKESNVQYDSDTDGVLADVSKDFGKFSLGTVFGSQKSKVNYKGKFSNVKEKITSSQFGLNGKYDFNDNIDLTGNMIYSSNKHAFDTNTGLGAIANAEYKSKILDFSVKAGYKFLFDNGYVKPYAGLGITKVKEGSIDKLHISNTSKTISEGIVGVYGEKSFGKLDLFGNLEYEQRFNKKSYHSEREYSRRYTIAPLNYASGTINVEAGLKYNISDNFKIKTSYELRDSKNSLLKLGFGAEF; encoded by the coding sequence ATGAAAAAACAATTAAAAAAAATATTACCTTGCATAATGGCAGGAATTACTGGAATAAGTTATGGAAATACAAATTCTAAAGACGATACAGATAATTTGATAAAAATATCAGAAAATGAAAATAAGATTGCGGAAAATTTGGAAGCAAAAAACAGTTCAGAAAAATTAATTTCAGATAATTCTATTTCAGAAAAACGTAATTTTAAGCAGAATAGCAATTTTAACACTAAAAAAGAAATTATTGATGATCCTGATAGAATACAGATTAATTTGGAATATATGGGAGGATTTTCAAAAAAACATAAAGATTCTGATAATGAAATTATAAAAAGCCAGCAAGTTGTTATGCCTGCATTTCGATGGACTGGAAAGAGTGGTGTCAATGCTTCTTTTTGGAAAGGAATCACAGATGTTGGAGGTGGATTAATCCCTTATGTAGCTTTTGGTTCATATAAAGCTGCGCCGTCTGGAGATCCTCATCAGCAATATTTGGTTAAAAGAGATGAAGATATGGAACAGATAGCGAGAAATAAAGCGGCAGGAATAAAAAATATAGGATATACATATACGCATGGTTCTACTAGAAATCTTGATTTAGTTTATGCTGATATTGATAATTTTGTCAATTTTTATGGAAGAGAAAATATAGCGGGATATTTTATCGATGAAATTGAAGGAGGAGCGACTCAGGCACAAATTGATTATATGGCTAAAATTTATAATTATATAAAGTCTAAATATCCAGAAATGACCGTTATTGCAAATAATGGATGGGGAATCAGAGATGGAATCGCACCTTATGCTGATATTTGGATGACTCAGGAAGTTAGCGCAACGGAATATTTGAATAATTATCGTGCCAGAACATCCGAATTTGAAAAGGATCCTGCAAATTCCAATCATATTTTACATGTAATTTATAATGCGACGCCAGAACAATATGAAGAAATTATAAAATTATCTCGTGAACGTAATGCAGGAAATTTGTTTATTACTTCAGATACGAATGCTTATCCCAACGGGTATGACGACTTACCTACATATTTTGAAGATCTGATGATGACAATTAATAACTTTACTCCAAAAACAGGAAGTTTATTTTCACCTGAAAATCAGGCGGCAGAAAAAGTTACTGTTGAAATGCCTCGTTCAAAGGTTGATTTAGATTTAACAAAAGCTGCAAGAAGCGCAATTTATAAAAATCTTGAAAATTCAAAAGACGGGCAGTATAAGATTGATATTGCCTATATGGGAAATTATGGTGGAAAATATAAGGATAAGGAAAGCAATGTACAGTATGATTCAGATACTGACGGCGTTTTAGCGGATGTGTCTAAAGATTTTGGAAAATTCTCTTTAGGAACTGTTTTCGGCTCTCAAAAATCAAAAGTTAATTACAAGGGGAAATTTAGTAATGTAAAAGAAAAAATAACATCATCTCAGTTTGGATTAAATGGTAAATATGACTTTAATGATAATATAGATTTAACAGGGAATATGATATATTCTTCAAATAAGCATGCATTTGATACAAATACCGGGTTAGGAGCTATTGCGAATGCCGAATATAAATCAAAAATCTTAGATTTTAGCGTAAAAGCTGGATATAAATTTTTATTTGACAATGGGTATGTAAAACCTTATGCCGGGCTAGGAATAACAAAAGTAAAGGAAGGAAGCATTGATAAATTACATATTTCAAATACATCCAAAACTATCTCAGAAGGAATTGTCGGAGTGTATGGAGAAAAATCATTTGGCAAACTTGATTTATTTGGTAATTTAGAATACGAACAGAGATTTAATAAAAAATCCTATCATTCTGAAAGAGAATACTCTAGAAGGTATACTATTGCACCATTAAATTATGCAAGTGGCACTATTAATGTGGAAGCTGGTTTGAAATATAATATTTCAGATAATTTTAAAATTAAGACTTCATATGAATTAAGAGATAGTAAAAATAGCCTTTTGAAATTAGGTTTTGGAGCAGAATTTTAA
- the thrB gene encoding homoserine kinase: protein MGLKFKVKVPGTSANIGVGYDCLGVALDYFLELEVEESNKIEFLENGKPFSIPIEDNLIFEAIKYTEKHLVKNIPSYKVNIVRNDIPISRGLGSSSSAIVAGILIANKFAGDVLDINEVAKLAVEMEGHPDNVVPAIFGGMVLTAHDKENLVYSSLISSDDLCFYVMIPNFKLSTEKARSVLPKMYLVSDAINNISKLGLLVNAFNKGEYDNLRFLLGDKIHQPYRFALINNSEKIFEASKKHGALGEYISGAGPTLISLNYDNDEFLENMKKELAELSDNWTIEKKKINLKGAEVY from the coding sequence ATGGGTTTAAAATTTAAGGTAAAAGTGCCGGGGACATCGGCCAATATTGGTGTAGGTTATGATTGTTTAGGAGTTGCATTGGATTATTTTTTGGAACTCGAAGTAGAAGAAAGCAATAAAATTGAATTTTTGGAAAATGGAAAACCGTTTTCAATTCCGATTGAGGACAATTTAATTTTTGAAGCAATAAAATATACCGAAAAACATTTAGTAAAAAATATTCCAAGTTATAAAGTAAATATTGTAAGAAATGATATTCCAATTTCACGTGGGCTTGGGAGCAGCTCATCAGCTATCGTTGCTGGAATTTTGATTGCAAACAAATTTGCGGGAGATGTGCTGGATATTAACGAAGTAGCAAAACTTGCTGTGGAAATGGAAGGACACCCTGACAATGTAGTACCTGCAATTTTCGGAGGAATGGTACTTACTGCTCATGATAAGGAAAACCTTGTTTACAGTTCGCTAATAAGTTCTGATGATTTATGCTTTTATGTAATGATTCCAAATTTTAAATTATCTACAGAAAAAGCAAGAAGCGTATTGCCAAAAATGTACCTAGTTTCTGATGCAATAAACAACATTTCAAAACTAGGATTACTTGTAAATGCTTTTAACAAAGGAGAATACGACAACTTACGCTTCCTTTTAGGCGACAAAATCCATCAGCCTTACAGATTTGCACTAATAAACAATTCAGAAAAAATCTTTGAAGCATCTAAAAAACACGGTGCTTTAGGAGAATATATAAGCGGTGCAGGTCCGACTTTAATTTCATTAAATTACGATAATGACGAGTTCTTGGAAAATATGAAAAAGGAACTTGCAGAATTATCGGATAACTGGACTATTGAGAAGAAGAAGATTAATTTGAAGGGTGCGGAAGTTTATTAA
- the serA gene encoding phosphoglycerate dehydrogenase, with product MYKVLVGEYIDDEAVARLQNARDVKVDVKVGISREEILEIIHEYDALIVRSVIKVDKELLDKAKNLKIVGRAGNGTDNINIPEATAHGVIVANTPDSNTVSACEIAIGLMIASARNIVAANNFIKSGKWEREIFVGNELFEKTLGIIGLGRIGGLVATRMKAFGMKLVAYDPYISDERFKRYGCEKAKTLDELMEKADVITIHTPKTKETLDMINAENIHKLKDGVRLVNAARGGLFNEEAVAEGLRSGKIASFGYDVHAVEPRSECVLYEFDNVVTTPHIGATTYEAQRNVGTQVVKQVLNGLRGEIVETAVNLPAIGREEFLIVKPYINLAEKLGKIYFQIEKTPITNVAINYYGEIAEQETALVDSTAIKGILEPVLKEEVNYINSKPLAEKRGINISINKKDHKYKNYSSAIEFVITNEDGKKIYVVGTIGMNNEERIVSIKNHDVDMAISDNMIYLGNEDVPGVIGAVGATLGRGNINIATMNVGRRENSAIMLLTVDNEVGRRTLKALRELSQIKWAHYLDLTI from the coding sequence ATGTATAAAGTTTTAGTTGGTGAATATATTGATGATGAAGCGGTTGCTAGGCTGCAAAATGCTAGAGATGTAAAGGTTGATGTGAAAGTGGGAATTTCACGGGAAGAAATTTTGGAAATAATTCATGAATATGATGCTTTGATTGTGAGAAGCGTTATAAAAGTAGATAAGGAATTGCTGGATAAGGCTAAAAATTTGAAAATAGTAGGGCGTGCTGGAAATGGGACAGATAATATAAATATTCCAGAAGCAACTGCACATGGTGTAATTGTGGCGAATACTCCAGATAGTAATACGGTTTCAGCTTGTGAAATTGCGATTGGGCTTATGATTGCTTCTGCGAGAAATATTGTTGCGGCAAATAATTTTATTAAAAGTGGAAAATGGGAAAGAGAAATTTTTGTTGGAAACGAATTGTTTGAAAAAACATTGGGAATTATCGGACTTGGAAGAATTGGTGGATTAGTTGCTACAAGAATGAAGGCATTTGGAATGAAACTTGTTGCTTATGATCCGTATATTTCAGATGAAAGATTCAAGAGATATGGCTGTGAAAAAGCTAAAACGCTTGATGAATTAATGGAAAAGGCAGATGTGATAACTATTCATACACCTAAAACGAAGGAAACTTTGGATATGATAAATGCTGAAAATATTCACAAGTTAAAGGATGGGGTAAGACTTGTAAATGCAGCACGTGGAGGACTTTTTAATGAAGAAGCTGTGGCAGAAGGATTAAGAAGTGGAAAAATTGCAAGTTTTGGATATGATGTACATGCTGTTGAACCACGTTCAGAATGTGTTTTATATGAATTTGACAATGTGGTTACAACTCCACACATTGGAGCAACAACTTATGAAGCACAGCGAAATGTCGGAACTCAGGTTGTAAAGCAGGTATTGAATGGACTTCGTGGAGAAATAGTTGAAACAGCTGTAAACTTGCCTGCAATTGGAAGAGAGGAATTCTTAATTGTAAAACCGTACATAAATTTAGCTGAAAAATTAGGAAAAATTTATTTCCAAATTGAAAAAACTCCAATTACAAATGTTGCCATTAATTATTATGGAGAAATTGCAGAACAAGAAACAGCTCTTGTAGATTCAACTGCAATTAAAGGAATTTTAGAGCCTGTATTAAAGGAAGAAGTAAATTACATTAATTCAAAACCATTAGCTGAAAAAAGAGGAATTAATATTTCAATAAATAAAAAAGATCATAAATATAAAAATTATTCTTCAGCAATAGAATTTGTAATAACAAATGAAGATGGTAAAAAAATCTATGTTGTTGGAACAATCGGAATGAATAATGAAGAAAGAATTGTAAGTATAAAAAATCATGATGTGGATATGGCAATTTCTGACAATATGATTTATTTAGGGAATGAAGATGTCCCAGGAGTTATCGGAGCTGTAGGAGCAACTTTAGGAAGAGGAAATATAAATATTGCCACAATGAACGTTGGTAGACGTGAAAATAGTGCAATTATGCTTTTAACAGTAGATAATGAAGTTGGAAGAAGAACATTAAAGGCACTACGAGAATTGAGTCAAATAAAATGGGCTCATTACTTGGATTTGACAATATAG
- the ytvI gene encoding sporulation integral membrane protein YtvI, with protein sequence MASYKNFDFKKLYFIVYIALILIVVFLAFKLGIFLFPFTIALFFSILTRPFTRFLQNKLKLSKKLSTIISIVSFLLIFFGIIGWGSLKLISEIYKLSQNLNSYSEMMQKLWTDGMEKVYAYLGNFPSGFTKQVNDTINAFISTGSAKLGIFIKGLINFITSIPTVILYICITILATFFISLDKDEIVVFLEHQFPKSWLDKVFNIKTDMFTVLGSYIKAQIILMTICFFELLICLNLLSFLGLNVPYPLLMSIIICLIDALPILGAGTILIPWAVISFALSDIKLGIALIIIYLFVLSVRQMMEPKLVSQNLGVHPLITLISMYSGFKIFGVIGFLIGPIVMIILKNVFSKELEVGFFRDIFGDGDTSSNKKSNNKKLLKK encoded by the coding sequence ATGGCAAGTTACAAAAATTTTGACTTTAAAAAACTGTATTTTATCGTGTATATTGCCTTAATTTTAATAGTCGTATTTTTAGCATTTAAATTGGGGATATTTTTATTTCCATTTACAATAGCGCTATTTTTTTCAATATTAACACGGCCATTTACACGATTTTTACAAAATAAGCTGAAACTTTCAAAAAAACTTTCAACGATAATTTCAATCGTATCATTTTTACTTATATTTTTTGGAATTATTGGCTGGGGATCGCTAAAACTAATAAGTGAAATTTATAAATTATCTCAAAATCTTAACAGCTACAGTGAAATGATGCAAAAACTTTGGACTGACGGCATGGAAAAAGTTTATGCCTATTTGGGAAATTTCCCATCAGGCTTTACAAAGCAAGTAAATGATACGATAAATGCTTTTATTTCCACAGGTTCTGCAAAGCTCGGAATTTTTATAAAAGGTTTAATCAATTTTATTACATCAATCCCTACTGTTATTTTATATATCTGTATTACAATTTTAGCAACTTTTTTTATTAGCCTTGACAAAGATGAAATCGTAGTTTTTTTAGAGCATCAGTTTCCAAAATCTTGGCTAGATAAAGTTTTCAATATAAAAACAGATATGTTTACAGTTCTTGGTTCCTACATTAAGGCACAAATTATTTTAATGACAATTTGTTTCTTTGAACTTCTAATATGCCTAAATTTATTGTCATTTTTAGGATTAAATGTGCCTTATCCCCTACTAATGTCCATAATTATCTGTTTAATTGATGCATTACCAATTTTAGGAGCAGGAACAATTTTAATTCCCTGGGCAGTCATTTCATTTGCATTGTCAGATATAAAACTAGGAATTGCACTAATAATAATTTATCTATTTGTCCTATCAGTAAGACAAATGATGGAACCAAAATTAGTAAGTCAAAATTTAGGAGTTCATCCTTTAATTACTTTAATTTCAATGTACTCAGGATTTAAGATTTTTGGAGTAATTGGATTTTTAATTGGGCCTATAGTAATGATTATTTTAAAAAATGTATTTTCAAAAGAGCTGGAAGTTGGATTTTTTAGAGATATTTTTGGAGATGGAGATACTTCCAGCAACAAAAAATCTAACAATAAAAAATTATTAAAAAAATAA
- a CDS encoding OmpA family protein, producing MKKPTLVAVSSMVAMTVPLASEKITTSEMRKDIIRPNMADIQQDIKDVPTLDTPNPERTSSKINSSEDNPDLITVILKEDGSGTKIVNNDKASSSQNSETIQSQSEKEDSSIISQPEVFEIQKKPINNPEKVQMSKSEIISLSSDELNFHKNSTDLKKEAYPVLNDVKDYIEKNDFLVSIIGYTDTSGMASYNKRLSLRRAEIVSSKLIELGLSKDRIVGIIGRGENNPAKSNETSEGRGSNRRVEFRFVKKGQV from the coding sequence ATGAAAAAACCAACATTAGTTGCAGTTTCTTCAATGGTGGCAATGACAGTACCTCTAGCTTCTGAAAAAATAACTACTTCTGAAATGCGAAAAGATATAATACGTCCAAATATGGCGGATATACAGCAAGATATAAAAGATGTTCCTACGTTAGATACACCAAATCCTGAAAGAACATCCTCAAAAATTAATTCATCTGAAGATAATCCTGATTTAATAACAGTTATATTAAAGGAAGATGGTAGTGGAACAAAAATTGTTAATAATGATAAGGCTTCATCTTCTCAAAATTCTGAAACAATACAGTCACAATCTGAAAAAGAAGATTCGTCAATAATTTCACAGCCTGAAGTTTTTGAAATTCAAAAGAAACCTATAAATAATCCTGAAAAAGTTCAAATGTCAAAATCAGAAATTATTTCTTTAAGTTCAGATGAGTTAAATTTTCATAAAAACAGTACTGATTTGAAAAAAGAGGCTTACCCTGTATTAAATGATGTAAAAGATTATATTGAAAAAAATGATTTTCTTGTATCAATTATTGGATATACTGATACAAGTGGTATGGCTTCATATAATAAACGATTGTCGCTTAGAAGAGCTGAAATAGTTAGTTCAAAATTAATAGAATTAGGACTTTCAAAGGATAGAATAGTTGGAATAATAGGACGTGGAGAAAATAATCCAGCTAAAAGTAATGAAACAAGTGAAGGAAGAGGAAGTAATCGTCGAGTTGAATTTAGATTTGTAAAAAAAGGACAAGTGTAA
- a CDS encoding basic amino acid ABC transporter substrate-binding protein gives MKKIFLVLTLLIFGVMSCGKKDNGEKKLRVGLNAIFAPFEYVENGKITGFDVDMINEIGKNLGYKIEIIDQSFDGLIPSLKAGKIDIIVSGMSSTEQRKKSVDFTDDYFISKETYLRRKGNNSVTPNSLSGKKIGVQLGTIQEIEARTIKGATVVPNESTVNIILDLKAGKIDAIILEKAVATEYMKKNPEMEIFDEKPASIGMAMAIDKGKNPELIKQINAELKKMRENGKYDELIKKYDLENSQK, from the coding sequence ATGAAAAAAATATTTTTAGTATTGACATTGTTAATTTTTGGAGTTATGTCATGTGGAAAAAAAGATAACGGAGAAAAAAAATTAAGAGTTGGATTAAATGCGATTTTTGCGCCGTTTGAATATGTTGAAAATGGTAAAATAACAGGATTTGATGTTGACATGATTAATGAAATTGGGAAAAATCTTGGATATAAAATTGAAATTATAGATCAGTCGTTTGATGGGCTTATTCCGTCATTAAAGGCTGGAAAAATTGATATTATTGTTTCTGGAATGAGTTCTACTGAACAAAGAAAAAAATCAGTTGATTTTACAGATGACTATTTTATTTCTAAAGAAACTTATTTGAGAAGAAAAGGTAATAATTCGGTTACTCCAAATAGCTTAAGCGGTAAAAAGATTGGAGTGCAATTGGGGACAATTCAAGAAATTGAAGCCAGAACTATTAAAGGGGCTACAGTTGTACCGAATGAAAGTACTGTAAATATAATTTTAGATTTAAAGGCAGGAAAAATTGATGCAATTATTTTGGAAAAGGCAGTTGCTACTGAATATATGAAGAAAAATCCTGAAATGGAAATTTTTGATGAAAAACCTGCTTCAATTGGAATGGCAATGGCTATTGACAAAGGAAAAAATCCAGAATTGATAAAACAAATAAATGCTGAATTGAAAAAAATGAGAGAAAATGGTAAATATGATGAATTAATCAAAAAATATGATTTAGAAAATAGTCAAAAATAA
- a CDS encoding basic amino acid ABC transporter substrate-binding protein — protein sequence MKKVLVVITMIVFGILSCGNKNNADNKGVKKLVVGTDGVFPPFGYIEKGELVGFDIDLIKQIGKDLGYEIEMKVQPFDALIPSLKAGKLDAIISGMSATEERKRSVDFTDEYYKSTQMFLKKKGNNQLTSKESLAGKKIGVQLGTIQELEARKIKNANVVTNDATINLILDLKNGKTDAVILENIVAKEFIKKNPDIEVFYEEKLPYGMAIAFNKGKNTEIIKKINEDLKKLKKNGKYDELVKKYGLETGKN from the coding sequence ATGAAAAAAGTATTAGTAGTGATCACAATGATAGTTTTTGGAATTTTGTCTTGTGGCAATAAAAATAATGCTGATAACAAGGGAGTAAAAAAACTTGTAGTGGGAACTGATGGAGTATTTCCTCCGTTTGGATATATTGAAAAGGGAGAGCTTGTTGGATTTGATATTGATTTGATAAAACAAATTGGGAAGGATTTGGGATATGAAATTGAAATGAAGGTTCAGCCGTTTGATGCTCTTATTCCGTCATTAAAGGCAGGGAAATTAGATGCGATTATCTCTGGAATGAGTGCAACTGAAGAACGTAAAAGATCAGTTGATTTCACAGATGAATATTACAAGTCAACACAAATGTTTCTTAAAAAGAAGGGAAATAACCAACTCACTTCAAAGGAAAGTCTGGCTGGTAAAAAAATTGGAGTTCAGTTAGGAACAATTCAAGAGCTGGAAGCTAGAAAAATAAAAAATGCAAATGTTGTAACAAATGATGCAACTATTAATTTGATATTAGATTTGAAAAATGGGAAAACTGATGCGGTAATTTTGGAAAATATTGTTGCGAAGGAATTTATTAAAAAAAATCCTGATATAGAAGTTTTTTATGAAGAAAAATTGCCTTATGGTATGGCGATTGCTTTTAATAAGGGAAAAAATACAGAAATTATTAAGAAAATAAATGAAGACTTGAAAAAGTTAAAGAAAAATGGAAAATATGATGAATTAGTTAAAAAATATGGTTTGGAAACAGGAAAAAATTAA
- a CDS encoding amino acid ABC transporter ATP-binding protein, with the protein MIRIKNLKKKYGNLEVLKGISTEVKEGEVISIIGPSGSGKSTFLRCINRLEEPTSGEIRIDGKNILKRRVDINKIREEVGMVFQHFNLYPHKTVLENITLGPIRLKKISKPEAEKLAMELLEKVGLADKRNVYPNKLSGGQKQRVAIARALAMNPKIILFDEPTSALDPEMIGEVLEVMRELAHAGMTMIVVTHEMGFAKNVANRVFFMDGGYILEDAKPADLFENPKTERAKEFLDKVLNH; encoded by the coding sequence ATGATTAGAATAAAGAATTTAAAGAAAAAATATGGAAATTTGGAAGTTCTGAAGGGAATTAGTACAGAAGTAAAAGAAGGAGAAGTAATTTCTATTATTGGACCATCTGGAAGTGGAAAATCGACTTTTTTACGTTGTATAAATAGACTTGAAGAGCCAACTTCTGGAGAGATTAGAATAGATGGTAAAAATATTCTGAAACGTAGAGTAGATATAAATAAAATTCGTGAAGAAGTGGGAATGGTATTTCAGCATTTTAACTTGTATCCACATAAAACAGTTTTGGAAAATATTACTTTAGGTCCAATTAGGCTAAAAAAAATATCAAAGCCAGAAGCTGAAAAATTAGCAATGGAATTACTTGAAAAAGTAGGACTTGCTGATAAAAGAAATGTCTATCCAAATAAATTGTCTGGTGGTCAAAAGCAAAGGGTGGCAATAGCAAGAGCCTTGGCTATGAATCCAAAAATAATCTTGTTTGATGAGCCAACTTCAGCACTTGATCCTGAAATGATAGGAGAAGTTTTGGAAGTTATGAGAGAACTTGCACATGCAGGGATGACAATGATAGTGGTAACACACGAAATGGGATTTGCAAAAAATGTAGCAAATAGAGTATTTTTTATGGATGGAGGATATATTCTGGAAGATGCAAAACCTGCTGATTTATTTGAAAATCCAAAAACTGAAAGAGCAAAGGAATTTTTAGACAAAGTGTTAAATCATTAA